One window of the Lytechinus variegatus isolate NC3 chromosome 3, Lvar_3.0, whole genome shotgun sequence genome contains the following:
- the LOC121411574 gene encoding beta-1,3-galactosyltransferase 5-like yields MLSKRRTIIYIVLANTVCIFFYLFGTTILHRDSPLDTRSKRKDKTTTALERHVTTTQSIPDNVGDEVNPAAIQTPSSGKELSWRNKFHWESKIDQHDYRILINPRNKCKQSENITLLILVKTRVSNIKERNIIRETYGQGIVKYNVSATILFLLGTESEYNSVAQVDLQKEADLHGDILQEDFIDTYYNLTIKTIMGFKWASMSCSNTYFVMSTDDDCIVDVVNLANDLESNTSSTFLSNFALAERAINWKPHRDPVSKWHTPRELFSGDTWLPFPRGYGYVVSREVAHLLYQASQKIAPPAPWDDVYCGILLHSLGIEMQDIIVWFKTKHTHAPSRAPLKVQDHYVIGGNGNTMIMMNVWTAVENRYQK; encoded by the coding sequence ATGCTGTCCAAAAGGAGAACAATAATTTACATCGTTCTTGCTAACACGGTgtgtatatttttctatttattcggGACAACAATTTTGCATCGGGATAGTCCGCTCGACACTCGTTCCAAAAGGAAAGATAAGACGACTACTGCACTAGAGCGCCATGTTACTACTACACAGAGCATACCAGATAATGTTGGTGACGAAGTGAACCCTGCCGCGATCCAAACGCCTTCCTCTGGAAAGGAACTTAGTTGgagaaataaatttcattggGAATCCAAAATAGACCAGCATGACTATCGCATCCTCATTAACCCTCGGAATAAATGTAAGCAGTCGGAAAATATAACTTTGCTTATCCTCGTCAAGACAAGAGTGAGTAACATAAAAGAGAGGAATATTATCAGAGAAACGTATGGTCAGGGAATAGTGAAGTATAATGTGTCAGCAACGATTCTATTTCTACTTGGAACAGAAAGTGAATACAATTCAGTTGCACAGGTTGATCTCCAGAAGGAGGCTGATCTACACGGAGATATTCTTCAAGAGGACTTCATAGATACCTACTACAATCTAACCATCAAAACCATTATGGGTTTCAAATGGGCATCGATGTCATGTAGCAATACTTACTTTGTAATGTCAACAGATGATGATTGTATCGTCGACGTCGTTAACCTTGCCAATGATCTCGAATCAAACACATCTTCGACGTTTCTTTCGAATTTTGCTCTGGCCGAGCGAGCTATCAACTGGAAACCACACCGAGATCCTGTTTCTAAGTGGCACACTCCACGGGAATTGTTTTCGGGTGATACCTGGTTACCCTTTCCTCGTGGATACGGTTATGTTGTTTCCAGAGAGGTGGCTCATCTTCTTTACCAAGCTTCTCAGAAGATTGCTCCTCCTGCACCCTGGGATGATGTCTACTGTGGTATACTCTTACATTCATTGGGGATAGAGATGCAAGATATCATAGTTTGGTTTAAGACAAAGCATACACATGCACCATCAAGAGCACCATTGAAGGTTCAGGACCACTATGTGATTGGGGGAAATGGAAAtacaatgatcatgatgaacGTATGGACGGCAGTTGAAAATAGGTACCAGAAATAA